From Anaerolineales bacterium, a single genomic window includes:
- the aroH gene encoding chorismate mutase, which produces MATRALRGAVRVPENTKESIFSATQELLRALIERNDLIEEDIVSIMFSATPDLNAAFPAEAARLIGWTQPGLLCFQEMAVPGSMTMVLRILLLWETDKTQAEMKHCYLGETHSLRDDLD; this is translated from the coding sequence ATGGCGACACGAGCTTTGCGGGGCGCAGTGCGCGTCCCGGAAAACACCAAGGAATCTATCTTTTCAGCCACGCAGGAATTATTGCGGGCCCTGATCGAACGTAATGATCTCATCGAGGAAGACATTGTTTCAATCATGTTCTCGGCGACTCCGGATTTGAATGCGGCATTTCCCGCAGAAGCCGCACGCTTGATCGGTTGGACCCAACCTGGATTGCTTTGCTTTCAGGAAATGGCCGTGCCGGGCAGCATGACAATGGTGCTGCGTATTCTGCTGCTTTGGGAAACGGATAAGACGCAGGCGGAGATGAAGCATTGCTACCTGGGAGAGACGCACAGCTTACGCGACGATCTCGATTGA